The Pseudomonas sp. IB20 region GCGTTGCAGCCAGGCGATGTAGTCGCGGTAGCGCGGCGGCGTGGCCAGTTGCGCTTCGCGACCTTCGCTCAGGGCCATGTAGATATCAAAGAAGTCATTCATCAGCAGCGAACGGCACCAGGCATCAATGAGGATGTGGTGGTTGCTCATCAAGAACCAGTAGCGCGCTTCGCCGACGCGGATCAGGCGCAGGTGGAACGGCGCTTGGTTGAGCAGATCGAAACCGGCTTCACGCTCGGCCTTGAGCAGCGCTTGCAGACGCGGCTCCTGTTCACTTTCCGGATCGGCGCTCCAGTCCAGGTACTCAATCGGCGTGCTGCCCGGTTTGTGGATCACTTGCAGCATGTCTTCGCCGACGTTCCAGCAGAACGACGCACGCAAGGCTTCGTGACGGGCGATCACCGCCTGCCAGGCCTGGGCGAAACGCTCGGGGTCCAGCGCGCTGTGGATGCGGTAACGGTCCTGCATGTAGTAAAGGCCGGTGCCCGGTTCCAACAGGGTGTGCAGCAACAAGCCTTCCTGCATCGGCGTCAGCGGGTAGACGTCTTCGATGGTGCCGGCCGCAATCGGCAGGCTGTCGAGTTGTGCTTGGCTCAGGTGGGCCAGCGGGAAGTCGGAAGGCGTGAGGCCGCCGGCATCGTCCTTGAGGCAGTGGGCAATCAGGCTTTGCAGTTCGGCGAGGTAGGCATCGGCCAGCTCGCTAATGGTCTGCTGATCATGGCGCTCGCGGCTGAAGGTCCAGCGCAGCACCAATTCACCGCCATACACTTGGCTGTCGACGCTCAACGCGTTGGGCAGCGGCGCATCCGGGTCATGGGCCAGGCCGGCCGACTCATCCAATGGATGGAACAGCGCATCGGCGCCGAAGCTCTGGTCGAATTGGCCGAGGTAGTTGAAGGTGAGGTCGGCGCTTGGCAGGGCGGCCATGGTCTGCTGGCACAGATCGTCCGCCAGGTAACGCAGCACGCCGTAGCCCAAGCCTTTGTGCGGCACGCCGCGCAGTTGCTCCTTGATCGCCTTGATCGACGCGCCCTGCTCTGCTTGCGGTGTAAGACGCAGCGGATAAGCACTGGTGAACCAGCCGACGCTGCGGGTCAGGTCGATGTCATCAAACAAGGTTTCACGACCATGGCCTTCCAGCTGAATCAGCGCTGAATCGTGCCCACTCCAGCGGCACAGCACGCGGGCCAAGGCCGTCAGCAGCAGGTCGTTGACCTGGGTGCGGTAGGCGCTTGGCGCCTGTTGCAACAACTGGCGGGTGTGTTCGGCATCCAGGCGCACGCTGACGGTGTCGGCATCGCGATTGCGCCGCGCGCCGTTCGGGCGATCCACCGGCAATACCACCTGCGGGCCGGCCAACTGGTCTTGCCACACAGCCAACTCTTCGCGCAGGGATTCGCTGCTCGCATAAGCCTGCAAGCGCGCAGCCCAATCGCGCAAGGCGCTGGTCTTGGCCGGCAGGCTCACGGACTGACCATCGCTCAACTGGCGGTAAACCGTTTGCAGGTCTTCCAGCAACACGCGCCACGACACGCCATCCACCACCAGGTGATGAATCGCGATCAGCAGGCGTTGCTGACCTTGCGGGCCGTCCACCAGCAACGCGCGTAGCAGCGGGCCGTGTTCAAGGTCGAGGCTGCGTTGGGTGTCGGTGAACAGCGCGCTGCACTGCTGCATATCGCGCACTTGCGCCTGCATCAGTACGCCGCCTTGCGGCACGGCCAAATGCTCGGCGTGCCATTGGGCGTCGCGCGGGGTGAAGCTCAAGCGCAGGGCGTCGTGGTGCTCCAGCACCGCCAACAGCGCTTGCTCCAGGCGATGAGGTTCGAGCAGTTGCAGCGGTTTTAGCAGCAACGCCTGGTTCCAGTGCTGACGATTAGGCATCTCGGTATCGAAGAACCAATGCTGAATCGGCGTAAGCCCTGAGCTGCCAGTCAGCACGCCTTGCTCGGCGGTAACCTGCTCGGAACGCGTGGCCACGCCAGCCAGGGTTTGCACGGTCTGGTGCTGGAATAAATCGCGCGGGCTGAAGTGAATTCCAGCTTGCCGCGCGCGGCTGACTACTTGGATCGACAGGATTGAGTCGCCGCCCAGTTCAAAGAAATTATCGTCCAGGCCGACTTGCTGCACGTTCAATACGGCGCACCAGATCGCGGCCAGGGTGTGCTCCAGCTCATTGCGTGGCGCCACGTATTGTTGGCGATTCGCCTCCGGGTCCGGCTGCGGTAAGGCACGACGGTCGAGCTTGCCGTTGGCGGTCAGCGGCATGCTGTCCAGCACGATCAAGTGCGCGGGCACCATGTAGTCCGGCAGTTGCGCCTTGAGGTGTGCCTTCAGCGCCTCGCGCAGGGTGCCGTGGTCGGCGTCGCTGACCAGATAGGCCACCAGCTGTTTGCCGCTGGGTGATTCCAACGCCAGCACCACCGCTTCGCGCACCGCTGGGTGTTCCAGCAGGCGGGTTTCGATTTCGCCCAGCTCAATACGGAAACCGCGAATCTTCACTTGATGGTCGACACGGCCCAGGTACTCCACCAGGCCATCGACGCGTTGGCGCACCAGGTCGCCGGTGCGGTACAAACGCCCACCCTTCGTGGCAAACGGGTCGGCGACAAAGCGCTCCGCGGTCATGCCCGGGCGCTGGTGGTAACCCTGCGCCAGACCGGCCCCGCCTACATACAACTCGCCGGTCGCGCCTTGCGGCACCAGCGCCAGGTCGGCGTCGAGAATGTAGGCCACACGCGCGCCGATGATGCTGCCGATCGGCACGCTGGCGGCGCCCTCTTCCAACTGCTCCGGCGCCAGGCTGGCCAGCGGCATGACCACGGTTTCGGTCGGGCCGTAGGCGTTGAAAAACACCTCGGGGTTGAACGCCGCGCGGATACGCTGCAAGTGTTCGCCGGTCAGCGCCTCACCGCCGGTGATGCACATGCGCACCGGCAAGGTCTGGTGCTGGGTCGCCAGCCATTGCGCCAACTGGCTGCCGTAGCTTGGGGTAAAGCCCAGAATATTGATGCGATGGGTGCGGATCAGCGCGCAGATTTCTTCGGCATCCCACTGGCCCTGGGCTCGTAGAACCACCTGCGCACCGCTGAGCAGCGGCACCAGCAAACGCTCGGTGGCGGCGTCGAAGTTGATGGAATAAAAGTGCAGTTCGCAGTCATCCGGGCGCATGCCGAAACGCTCGATCACCGCCTGGCAATGCATGGCGATTTCACCGTGGGACACCACCACGCCTTTGGGCTTGCCGGTGGAGCCGGAGGTGTAGATCAGGTACGCCTGGTGTTGCGGCAGGTTGATGAAGGGCAGCTCGTTGGCCGGGTAATTGGCGAGCACCGCAAGGTCATCTTCCAGGCACCAACACGCCACCGTCGCCGGCAGTTCACCGAGCGCTTCAAACATCGCCGCGTCACTGAGCAGCAGGCCGATGCCGCTGTCTTCGATCATGTAGTGCAAGCGGTCCAGCGGGTATTCCGGGTCCAGCGGCACATAGGCACCGCCGGCTTTGAGGATCGCCAACAGGCCAATCACCATTTCCAAAGAACGCGGCAGCGCCAGGCCAACACGTACTTGAGGGCCGACGCCGCGCTCGCGCAGCATCCAGGCCAGGCGGTTGGCGCGGGCGTCCAGTTCGCGGTAGGTCAGCGTCTCACCGGCGAAGGTCAGCGCAGGCGCATCGGGACGATTATTCGCCTGCTGGCTGAACAGCGGATGGATGCACTGATCGAGGCGATGCTCACCGGCCTCGACACCCAAACTGTTTTGCAGCGCACGCTGCTCGGTCGCCGTCAGCAGCGGCAGTTCGCTGAGGCGCTGTTGCGGGTTGGCGATCAACGCCTCCAGCAGGTTGCGCCAATGCTCGGCCATGCGCGCAATGCGCGGTTCGTCAAACAGGTCGGTGCTGTAGGTTAGGCAGCAACCCAGGCGATGGTCGAGGTCGGTGACTTCCAGGTTGAGGTCGAACTTGGTTGCACGTGCATCGTTGGCCAGGTACTCGACAGTCATGCCGGCCAGTTGGCGGCTCTGCTGGAATTCCCAGCGCTGCACGTTGCACATCACCTGGAACAGCGGGTTGTACGCCGCGCTGCGCGGGGGTTGCAGGGCTTCCACCACGTGGTCGAACGGCAGGTCCTGGTGGGACTGGCCTTCAATCACGGTGTGGCGCACGTGCTCGAATAACTCCCCCACTTTCATCTGCCCATTGAGCTGGCAACGCAGCACCTGGGTGTTGAGGAAGGCGCCGATCAGCCCTTCGCTTTCCGGGCGAATCCGGTTGGCCACCGGCGCGCCGATGCGCAGATCGGTCTGGCCGCTATAACGGTAGAGCAACACGGCCAGGGTGGCGGTCATGGTCATGAACAGGGTCAAGCCACGCTCGGCATTGAAGGCGCGCACGCGGGCGGCCAGTTCATCGCTCAGGTCGAAGCGGTACAGCTCGCCCTGATGGCTTTGCACCGGCGGGCGTGGGCGATCGCCGGGCAGTTCGAGCAGTGGATGCTCATGCCCAAGCTGTGCGATCCAGTAGTCGAGTTGGCGCTGACGCTCACCAGACTCAAGCCACTGGCGCTGCCACACGCTGTAGTCGAGGTACTGCACCGGCAACGGCGCCAGCGGCGAGTCGCGCTCGTCGATAAAGGCTTCGTACAGCGCGCTGAGTTCACGCGCGAAGATGTCCATCGCCCAACCTTCGGTGACGATATGGTGCAGGGTCAGCACCAGGTAGTGTTCCTGCTCGCCGGCCTTGACCAGGCATGCGCGCAGCAGTGGCCCGGTTTCCAGGTTGAAGGGCGTGTGGGCTTCGTGGTCGGCAAGCTGTTGCAGACGCCGCTGGCGCTCGGTGTCGTTCAGCGCCGAGAAATCCTGCCAGTCCATGCGCAGGCCGGTTTGCGGCGCGACCTTTTGATAAGCCACGCCGTCGACGCTCGGGAACGTTGTACGCAGGGTTTCGTGGCGCATGATCAAGGCTTGCAACGCGGCCTCGAAACGCCCCACATCCAGCACGCCGCGCAGGCGCGCCATGCCGCCGACGTTGTAGGCCGGGCTGTCCGGTTCCATCTGCCAGAGGAACCACATGCGCTGCTGCGAATAGGACAGCGGCACCGGCGCGCTGCGGTCGACTTTGGCGATGGCGGTTTGCTGGTTGCGCTGGCCCGAGGCTTGGATCAGCCCGACTTGCTCGGCAAACGCGCCCAACTCGCTGGCTTCGAACAAGGTGCGCAATGGCAACTCGACGTCGCAGGCCTGGCGGGTGCGCGAGATGATTTGCGTGGCCAGCAACGAGTGGCCGCCGAGGGCGAAGAAGTCGTCGCTCAAGCCAATGCGTGGCAGGCCGAGGACTTCGCGCCAGATCGCCGCAATCTGATGCTGCAACGGCGTTTCGGGTTCGATGTGTTCACGGGTTTGCCACACCGGTTCGGGCAATGCGCGACGGTCGAGTTTGCCGCTGGGGCTCAGGGGCATGGCGTCCAGGCGCATCAGTTGCGCGGGCACCATGTACTCCGGCAGCTCGGCGGCCAAGGCGGTTTTTACCGCTTGTTCGTCCAACTCGGTACCGGCGGTGTAGTAACCGATCAACTGCTGCTCACGCACCAGCACCACGGCCTGGGCGATGCCGTCCATGGCCAGCAGGCGCGCTTCGATTTCTTCCGGTTCCACACGAAAGCCACGCAGTTTGACCTGCTGATCAAGGCGGCCGAGGTATTCGAGCACGCCGTCAGCGCTCCAGCGCACACGGTCACCGGTGCGATACAGGCGTGCGCCCGCCTCGCCCAGTGGGTCGGCGACAAAACGTTCGGCGGTCAGCCCGGCGCGGCCGAGGTAACCACGCGCCAGGCCGATGCCGCCGATGCACAGTTCGCCCGGCACACCGGCGGGCAGTGGGTTGAGGTGTTCGTCCAGCACACGGCAGGTCACATTGCCCAGCGGCCGGCCAATCGGCGAGCGCTCGCCATCCTCGGCGTTGCATTGCCAATGGGTGACGTTGATCGCGGTTTCGGTCGGGCCATAACGGTTGTGCAGTTGCACTGCCGGCAGGCGTGCCAATACGCGGTTGCGCAACTCGGTGGGCAAGGCTTCGCCGCCGGAGAACAGGCGGCGCAGGCTGGTGCATTCGGCCACCAACGGCTCATCGATAAACAGCTGCAACAGCGGCGGCACAAAGTGCAAGGTAGTCACGCCGTGCTCCTGCACCAACTGCGCGATGCGGTGCGGGTCGCGATGCTCGCCGGGGCCGGCCAGCACCAACCGGCAACCGGTGATCAGCGGCCAGAAGCATTCCCACACCGACACGTCGAAACTGATCGGCGCCTTTTGCATCAGCACATCGGTTTCGTTGAGTTGATACGTGGCCTGCATCCACTGCAAGCGCTCGGCCAGTGCCGCATGGGTATTGCCCACGCCTTTGGGCTGGCCAGTGGAGCCGGAGGTGTAGATCACGTAGGCGAGGTTATCGCCGTGCAAGTGCAGACCCGGCGCCTGGGTCGGCCAACTGTCGAGGTGCAGGCTGTCCATCGCGATCACGCACACGCCTTCGGTGGCCGGTAACAGCTCCAGCAGCGAGGTTTGGGTCAGCAGCAGGTGTACGCCGCTGTCCTGAAGCATGTAGGCCAGGCGGTCGGCGGGGTAATCCGGGTCCAGCGGCACGTAGGCGCCACCGGCCTTGATGATCGCAAGCAAGCCGATCAACAGTTGCGGCGAACGCTCGGCGGCGATGGCCACGCACACATCCGGGCCGACGCCTTTGTCACGCAGGTAATGGGCCAGGCGGTTGGCCTGGGTGTGCAGTTGAGCGAAGGTCAGGCTGGCGCCCTGCCAGACCAGTGCGGTGCTGTCCGAGGTGTGCCGGTTAAGTAACTCGGGCAACCACTGCTGCGCGGGCACGCACGGCGCTTCGCTCCACGGCTGCTGCTCGTCGGTTTGCATCAGCTTCAGGTCGCCGATGGCCTGTTGCGGTTGCTCGCAGACGGCGTGCAGCAGGTTGATGAAGTGCTCGGCGAGACGCTGAATGGTTGCACTGTCGAACAATTCATCGGCGTAGTCGAACGACAGGCTCAGGCGCCCGTTGCGGTCTTCTTCGCTGTGCAGTTGCAGGTCGAACTTGGCCTCGCGGCTGTGCCACGCCAGCTCATCGGCGAGCATCCCCGGCAGGCGGCGCAAGGCACTCAAGTCGCGCTGCTGGTGGTTGAACATGACCTGGAACAGGCCTTGTTCACGGGCTTGCGGGAAGGCTTCCAGCAGTTGTTCGAACGGCAGGTCCTGATGGGCCTGGGCACCCAACGCCGTTTGGCGGGTTGCAGCCAACAGCTGGTTGAACGGCAGTCGCCCATCCAGCTCGGCGCGCAGCACCAAGGTGTTGATGAAGAAGCCGACCAGGCCTTGGGTTTCCTGGCGCGGGCGGTTGGCATTCGGCACGCCGATGCGAATATCACGCTGGCCGCTGTAGCGGTAGAGCAGGCTTTGGAACGCCGCCAGCAGCAACATGAACGGTGTGGATTCGTTGGCCTGGGCGGTCTGGCGAATCGCGGCACTGAGGCCTGCATCCAGGCGCACGCTATGGCGCGAGGCGCTGTTGCGTTGCTGCGCCGAGCGCGGGTGGTCGGTGGCCAGGCTCAGGGTTGGATGCTCCTCGCCCAACTGCGCTTTCCAATACGCCAATTGCCGCTGGCCTTCGCCTTCTGCCAGCCATTGGCGCTGCCAGTTGCCGTAGTCGGCGTATTGCAGGGCCAATGGCGGCAGCGCCAGGGTTTGGCCCTGGGTCGCGGCAGCGTACAGGCGCGAGAATTCATCGATAAGGATATTCAGCGACCAACCGTCGGCGATGATGTGGTGCAGCGTGACCAACAATTGGTGCTCTTCATCGTCCAGACGTACCAGGGTCACCCACAGCAGCGGGCCTTTTTCCAGGTCGAAGTGGGTGCGCGCTTCGTCTTCGCGGATCTGTTGCGCGCGCGCTTCACGCTCGGCGGCGGGCAGGTCGCTGAGGTCGATGACGTGCAGGTCGAATTCGATGCTTGCGTCCACACGCTGGAAGGCCTGGCCGTCGCGCTCGTAGAAGCGGGTACGCAGGGCTTCGTGGCGCTGGATCAGGCGCTGGAAGCTGGCGCGCACCGCGTCTTCGTCCAGCTCACCGCGCAAGCGCAAGGCGCCGGGGATGGTGTAGGCGCTGCTCTGCGGGTCGAGTTGCCAGGTGATCCACAGGCGATTTTGTGCCAGGGATTGCGGCAGGTCGTCTTGGCGCGACAAGGCATGAATCGCGCCTTGAGCGATGCCGCCGTCCTGCTGCAATTGCGCGACGTTTGCGGCAAAGCTCGCAAGCGTCGGCGCTTCGAACAGCATGCGCAGGTTCAGCTCCAGGCCCAGGGTTTCTCGCAGGCGCGCAACCACTTGGGTGGCGGTGATGGAGTTACCGCCGAGCAGGAAGAAGTGGTCATCGCCCGCGACAGTTGCGACCTGCAACTGCTCGCACCAGATCGCTGCGATCTGGCTTTGCAGTTCGGTTTCCAACGCCGCATCGCTCGCTTGCACGTGCAGGTCGGGGAACTGCGCATAGCTGTCGAGGCTGCCGTCGGCGTGGCGAAGGGCACACGCCGAGCGCTGCACCTTGCCGCTGGACGTCTTGGGCAAGGCGCCGGGGTTGAGCAATACAACCACGCTCGGGGCTTGTTGATAGGCCTCGGCCACGGCCTGGCGGATAGCTTTGATCAGCGCTTCGGGTGGCAGGATTTTCTGCACGCTGCGGCTGATTTCGGCGGCGATGCCGATGCCTTCCAGGCCCTGATCATTCACGGCAAAGGCGGCGACGCGGCCCTTGCGCACCACTTCCACTTCGCGCTCGATGGTCTGTTCGATGTCCTGGGGATACAGGTTGTGGCCGCGCACGATCAGCAGGTCTTTCAGGCGACCGGTGATGTACACCTCGCCCTCGCGGATAAAACCCAGGTCGCCGGTGCGCAGCCAGGTGCGGCCGGCCTGTTCTACGAACGTCTTGGCAGTGGCCTCAGGGTTGCGCCAGTAGCCGTGGGCGATGCTCGGGCCGGTGGCCCACAGCTCGCCGACACGGTTATCCGGCAGCTCGTTCAACGTGTGCGGGTCGGCAATCAACACCGCGTGTTCCGGCTGGCAGGTGCCGCAGCTCATGATCGCGCTGCCCTGCCCCGGCTCGGCACGATTCGCCGCCAGCGCTTGTTCGTCCAGGCGCAAGGCCGGGATGCCGTGGCCACGGGTGCCGCCGGCGACAAACAGGGTGGCCTCGGCTAAGCCGTAGGAGGCGAAAAAATTGTTCGAGGTGAACCCGCAGGCTGCGAACTTCTCGGCGAAGCGTTCCAGGGTGTCGAGGCGGATCGGTTCGGAGCCCGAATACGCCACGCGCCACTTGCTCAAGTCCAGGCGTTCCAGGGCGGATTCGCTGACCCGCTCGCTGCACAGGCGATAAGCGAAATCCGGCCCCCCGCTGATGGTGCCGCCGTATTCGCTGATCGCTT contains the following coding sequences:
- a CDS encoding non-ribosomal peptide synthetase gives rise to the protein MMDAFELPRTLVQSLQRRAAQTPDQVALRFLAESAEHSVVLSYRDLDQRARTIAAALQANAALGDRAVLLFPSGPDYVAAFFGCLYAGVIAVPAYPPESTRRHHQERLLSIIADAEPRLLLTIASLGGGLSQIDNAPPVLSVDTLDAQIADGWVEPELHADDIAFLQYTSGSTALPKGVQVSHGNLVANEVLIRRGFGIDLNPDDVIVSWLPLYHDMGLIGGLLQPIFSGVPCVLMSPAYFLGRPLRWLEAISEYGGTISGGPDFAYRLCSERVSESALERLDLSKWRVAYSGSEPIRLDTLERFAEKFAACGFTSNNFFASYGLAEATLFVAGGTRGHGIPALRLDEQALAANRAEPGQGSAIMSCGTCQPEHAVLIADPHTLNELPDNRVGELWATGPSIAHGYWRNPEATAKTFVEQAGRTWLRTGDLGFIREGEVYITGRLKDLLIVRGHNLYPQDIEQTIEREVEVVRKGRVAAFAVNDQGLEGIGIAAEISRSVQKILPPEALIKAIRQAVAEAYQQAPSVVVLLNPGALPKTSSGKVQRSACALRHADGSLDSYAQFPDLHVQASDAALETELQSQIAAIWCEQLQVATVAGDDHFFLLGGNSITATQVVARLRETLGLELNLRMLFEAPTLASFAANVAQLQQDGGIAQGAIHALSRQDDLPQSLAQNRLWITWQLDPQSSAYTIPGALRLRGELDEDAVRASFQRLIQRHEALRTRFYERDGQAFQRVDASIEFDLHVIDLSDLPAAEREARAQQIREDEARTHFDLEKGPLLWVTLVRLDDEEHQLLVTLHHIIADGWSLNILIDEFSRLYAAATQGQTLALPPLALQYADYGNWQRQWLAEGEGQRQLAYWKAQLGEEHPTLSLATDHPRSAQQRNSASRHSVRLDAGLSAAIRQTAQANESTPFMLLLAAFQSLLYRYSGQRDIRIGVPNANRPRQETQGLVGFFINTLVLRAELDGRLPFNQLLAATRQTALGAQAHQDLPFEQLLEAFPQAREQGLFQVMFNHQQRDLSALRRLPGMLADELAWHSREAKFDLQLHSEEDRNGRLSLSFDYADELFDSATIQRLAEHFINLLHAVCEQPQQAIGDLKLMQTDEQQPWSEAPCVPAQQWLPELLNRHTSDSTALVWQGASLTFAQLHTQANRLAHYLRDKGVGPDVCVAIAAERSPQLLIGLLAIIKAGGAYVPLDPDYPADRLAYMLQDSGVHLLLTQTSLLELLPATEGVCVIAMDSLHLDSWPTQAPGLHLHGDNLAYVIYTSGSTGQPKGVGNTHAALAERLQWMQATYQLNETDVLMQKAPISFDVSVWECFWPLITGCRLVLAGPGEHRDPHRIAQLVQEHGVTTLHFVPPLLQLFIDEPLVAECTSLRRLFSGGEALPTELRNRVLARLPAVQLHNRYGPTETAINVTHWQCNAEDGERSPIGRPLGNVTCRVLDEHLNPLPAGVPGELCIGGIGLARGYLGRAGLTAERFVADPLGEAGARLYRTGDRVRWSADGVLEYLGRLDQQVKLRGFRVEPEEIEARLLAMDGIAQAVVLVREQQLIGYYTAGTELDEQAVKTALAAELPEYMVPAQLMRLDAMPLSPSGKLDRRALPEPVWQTREHIEPETPLQHQIAAIWREVLGLPRIGLSDDFFALGGHSLLATQIISRTRQACDVELPLRTLFEASELGAFAEQVGLIQASGQRNQQTAIAKVDRSAPVPLSYSQQRMWFLWQMEPDSPAYNVGGMARLRGVLDVGRFEAALQALIMRHETLRTTFPSVDGVAYQKVAPQTGLRMDWQDFSALNDTERQRRLQQLADHEAHTPFNLETGPLLRACLVKAGEQEHYLVLTLHHIVTEGWAMDIFARELSALYEAFIDERDSPLAPLPVQYLDYSVWQRQWLESGERQRQLDYWIAQLGHEHPLLELPGDRPRPPVQSHQGELYRFDLSDELAARVRAFNAERGLTLFMTMTATLAVLLYRYSGQTDLRIGAPVANRIRPESEGLIGAFLNTQVLRCQLNGQMKVGELFEHVRHTVIEGQSHQDLPFDHVVEALQPPRSAAYNPLFQVMCNVQRWEFQQSRQLAGMTVEYLANDARATKFDLNLEVTDLDHRLGCCLTYSTDLFDEPRIARMAEHWRNLLEALIANPQQRLSELPLLTATEQRALQNSLGVEAGEHRLDQCIHPLFSQQANNRPDAPALTFAGETLTYRELDARANRLAWMLRERGVGPQVRVGLALPRSLEMVIGLLAILKAGGAYVPLDPEYPLDRLHYMIEDSGIGLLLSDAAMFEALGELPATVACWCLEDDLAVLANYPANELPFINLPQHQAYLIYTSGSTGKPKGVVVSHGEIAMHCQAVIERFGMRPDDCELHFYSINFDAATERLLVPLLSGAQVVLRAQGQWDAEEICALIRTHRINILGFTPSYGSQLAQWLATQHQTLPVRMCITGGEALTGEHLQRIRAAFNPEVFFNAYGPTETVVMPLASLAPEQLEEGAASVPIGSIIGARVAYILDADLALVPQGATGELYVGGAGLAQGYHQRPGMTAERFVADPFATKGGRLYRTGDLVRQRVDGLVEYLGRVDHQVKIRGFRIELGEIETRLLEHPAVREAVVLALESPSGKQLVAYLVSDADHGTLREALKAHLKAQLPDYMVPAHLIVLDSMPLTANGKLDRRALPQPDPEANRQQYVAPRNELEHTLAAIWCAVLNVQQVGLDDNFFELGGDSILSIQVVSRARQAGIHFSPRDLFQHQTVQTLAGVATRSEQVTAEQGVLTGSSGLTPIQHWFFDTEMPNRQHWNQALLLKPLQLLEPHRLEQALLAVLEHHDALRLSFTPRDAQWHAEHLAVPQGGVLMQAQVRDMQQCSALFTDTQRSLDLEHGPLLRALLVDGPQGQQRLLIAIHHLVVDGVSWRVLLEDLQTVYRQLSDGQSVSLPAKTSALRDWAARLQAYASSESLREELAVWQDQLAGPQVVLPVDRPNGARRNRDADTVSVRLDAEHTRQLLQQAPSAYRTQVNDLLLTALARVLCRWSGHDSALIQLEGHGRETLFDDIDLTRSVGWFTSAYPLRLTPQAEQGASIKAIKEQLRGVPHKGLGYGVLRYLADDLCQQTMAALPSADLTFNYLGQFDQSFGADALFHPLDESAGLAHDPDAPLPNALSVDSQVYGGELVLRWTFSRERHDQQTISELADAYLAELQSLIAHCLKDDAGGLTPSDFPLAHLSQAQLDSLPIAAGTIEDVYPLTPMQEGLLLHTLLEPGTGLYYMQDRYRIHSALDPERFAQAWQAVIARHEALRASFCWNVGEDMLQVIHKPGSTPIEYLDWSADPESEQEPRLQALLKAEREAGFDLLNQAPFHLRLIRVGEARYWFLMSNHHILIDAWCRSLLMNDFFDIYMALSEGREAQLATPPRYRDYIAWLQRQNLAEARQWWQQNLQGFERTTPIPSDRPFLREHAGHSGGMVVGDCYTRLDARDGAQLRELAQAHQLTVNTFAQAAWALVLRRLSGERDVLFGVTVAGRPVEMPEMQRTVGLFINSIALRVKLPEDDQHCSVRQWLSGLLDSNMQLREYEYLPLVTIQEHSELPKGQPLFDSLFVFENAPVEVSVLDRAQRLNATSDSGRTHTNFPLTAVCYPGDDLGLHLSYDQRYFDETTVQGMLGEFKRLLLALVQGFHGDMADLPLIGEQEREFLLDGCNQSEHAYPLERSYVELFEAQVAEHPQRIAASCLDQQWTYDELNRRSNGLGYALIAAGVGLDQPVALLAERNLDLLGMIIGSFKAGAGYLPLDPGLPSQRLSRIIDLSRTPLLVCTEACREQAIELLEGTDCQLLVWEEVPGRGENPGIYSGPDNLAYVIYTSGSTGLPKGVMVEQRGMLNNQLSKVPYLDLSPADVIAQTASQSFDISVWQFLAAPLFGARVDIVPNTIAHDPQGLLAHVQAQGITVLESVPSLIQGMLAQERMSLDGLRWMLPTGEAMPPELAHQWLLRYPEIGLVNAYGPAECSDDVAFFRVDLASTRGTYLPIGTPTDNNRLYVLDGALELVPQGAVGELCVAGTGVGRGYVSDPLRTAQVFVPNPFGEPGERLYRTGDLARRRSDGVLEYVGRIDHQVKIRGYRIELGEIEARLHEQPQVRDAAVGVQEGVNGKHLVGYLVAADDVLNPSDRLDRIKQRLRAELPEYMVPLHWLWLERLPLNANGKLDRKALPALEIGQLHSQDYLAPRNELETTLAAIWAEVLKVERVGVQDNFFELGGHSLLATQIASRVQKNLQRDVPLRAMFECSTVAELAEYIEGLAANEISAEKVDRLSDLMAELEGL